From a region of the Besnoitia besnoiti strain Bb-Ger1 chromosome I, whole genome shotgun sequence genome:
- a CDS encoding hypothetical protein (encoded by transcript BESB_008210) yields MVASTEPTRAASTMSADEVTSANHSGQSPAGSILRDRLRATTNADELTVRLGAVATTKKRRRTSSAYSIVRTLARVLVLSLVVYVGVTGGLGRLRECIHSCRASEGPVVRRLMDQGSGGSCRYGGCRCPSCVASTQRTVGTAALGVSQGSVAGHRSAGPSHDTSLQAGPTSSQSPLTQQPHPDIMLQLASMLASSHIADNPLQGSPFRNTRLRKEEYSAHERQKMRLQQREAAQAAGRWPTVFQQQSLRRAAQAAAEASAAAQGPSPVEQGLLQRRADHRRRRRLKREAAYQGRRLLGTSGRGSPSPPGPGAPPNSPQASSSDEDMED; encoded by the coding sequence ATGGTGGCTTCAACAGAACCGACGCGAGCGGCATCGACCATGTCGGCAGACGAGGTGACGAGTGCGAATCACTCTGGGCAAAGCCCCGCAGGATCCATTCTTCGAGACCGCCTGCGAGCCACAACTAACGCAGACGAACTGACGGTCCGCCTTGGTGCTGTGGCTACGAcaaagaagagacgccgTACTTCGAGCGCTTACTCTATTGTTCGCACCCTCGCTCGCGTGCTTGTGTTGTCACTGGTGGTATACGTGGGGGTTACAGGCGGTCTGGGGAGACTGCGTGAGTGCATTCATTCCTGTCGCGCTTCTGAGGGCCCTGTCGTGCGCAGACTGATGGATCAAGGAAGTGGAGGCTCCTGCAGGTATGGGGGATGCCGCTGCCCTTCTTGTGTGGCAAGCACACAACGCACCGTAGGGACAGCAGCATTAGGTGTCAGCCAGGGGTCGGTAGCAGGCCACCGGTCCGCAGGGCCCTCGCATGATACTTCGCTTCAGGCTGGTCCCACCAGCTCGCAGTCTCCGCTGACGCAGCAACCGCATCCGGACATAATGCTGCAACTAGCCAGCATGCTTGCTTCCTCCCACATTGCAGACAATCCCTTGCAAGGGTCTCCGTTCAGGAATACGCGGCTCCGTAAGGAAGAGTACTCAGCGCATGAAAGGCAGAAGATGcgactgcagcagcgtgAGGCTGCACAAGCCGCAGGCCGCTGGCCTACCGTATTCCAGCAACAatccctgcggcgcgccgcgcaagcTGCCGCCGAAGCATCCGCTGCTGCACAAGGGCCCTCACCCGTTGAGCAGGGGCTCCTTCAAAGACGGGCGGAccaccgcagacgccgccggctcAAGCGTGAGGCGGCGTACCAGGGGCGAAGACTTTTGGGTACTTCGGGACGGGGTTCTCCGTCCCCGCCAGGGCCCGGTGCACCCCCCAATTCCCCgcaggcgtcgtcttctgatGAGGACATGGAAGACTAA
- a CDS encoding hypothetical protein (encoded by transcript BESB_008220) produces the protein MPALVAASPASHVPSRPEAEREQLEARQTIARWIADGVSASPPAYVRYLANAIARATRLLCEAGSSEGSSAAVASSVSLCPAQAHYPLAVDENFQKDKKEIELRVSEIESEPLASSRTRDMGWHRLSGCERDKASVQVGQKVPICSLAEATNQQDRHGCQSVKIVKRHEQRERLRHTNLAGNNCVSRRAAVPEQKISASVKISIAHGDPEEKRTTRLGPKRAPSPQSNPPVSRHSTEAREHQGGLGLSLLGEAVSYAFCEATPTEELEQLCSAVCDLVPIVLTHVIKIELQQQEHQGKAGSHGTASRMLASNSASGHSDWKASMLGDLDDASGVDARFPDRPTVKHETKSA, from the coding sequence ATGCCAGCACTGGTCGCAGCTAGCCCCGCTTCTCATGTCCCTTCGCGTCCAGAGGCGGAGCGTGAGCAGCTCGAGGCAAGGCAAACAATTGCACGGTGGATCGCTGACGGAGTCAGCGCTTCTCCACCTGCCTACGTGCGATATCTTGCCAATGCAATAGCGAGGGCCACGCGCCTTCTTTGTGAGGCAGGAAGCAGTGAAGGATCATCGGCCGCAGTAGCATCATCAGTCAGTCTTTGTCCTGCGCAAGCTCACTACCCCCTCGCTGTCGATGAAAACTTCCAAAAGGATAAGAAAGAGATCGAACTACGCGTCTCCGAAATCGAGTCGGAACCCCTGGCTTCTTCGAGAACACGCGATATGGGATGGCACCGCCTGAGTGGTTGTGAGCGTGACAAGGCTTCCGTGCAGGTCGGTCAGAAAGTTCCGATTTGCAGTTTGGCCGAAGCGACGAACCAGCAAGATCGCCACGGATGCCAGAGTGTGAAGATTGTTAAGCGGCACGAACAGAGGGAACGCCTCCGCCATACGAATTTGGCTGGCAATAACTGCGTTTCCCGTCGGGCGGCTGTGCCAGAGCAGAAGATTTCTGCCAGCGTGAAGATCAGTATTGCGCATGGGGACCCAGAAGAAAAGCGGACGACTCGTCTGGGTCCTAAACGTGCACCGTCACCTCAAAGCAATCCTCCAGTTTCGCGCCACAGTACTGAAGCACGCGAACATCAAGGCGGACTTGGACTGAGCCTTTTAGGAGAAGCAGTAAGCTACGCATTCTGTGAAGCCACGCCGACAGAGGAACTTGAACAATTGTGTAGCGCTGTGTGTGACTTGGTGCCAATCGTGTTGACACATGTCATAAAAATTGAGCTTCAGCAGCAAGAGCACCAAGGCAAAGCCGGATCACACGGAACAGCCTCCCGGATGCTTGCATCGAATTCTGCGAGCGGTCACTCGGACTGGAAGGCCAGCATGCTGGGAGATCTGGACGATGCGAGCGGCGTTGATGCCAGATTTCCAGACCGTCCGACAGTGAAACACGAAACAAAGTCCGCTTGA
- a CDS encoding transporter, major facilitator family protein (encoded by transcript BESB_008240), which produces MGTPQSPSFPRQQRSAAARGSAPPLAASARSAPVLPLFPSSAAAKGSGAGKRDLRGYFSVLGGVFVHLCLGTVYTWGTLAVYVISYMRFLQMQRAGVLPPTSLLHDGQAGAAPEASAATPDPSIVASESLVRLSDAAWILASQFAGMTVAMPLGGKLQRTLGPCRTVIFGGALMSAAVGVAPFLLHSYYLFVSVFGVVQGLGLGLAYTAPLICGLTWFPHKKGIVSGVISAGFGTGALLFSPLQAAFLNPLNIPPSQAPYPSHPAELYYDGKDPEQLAILLRVPPLLKRLSFCYLLLLAAGAALLHLPARELPGGFPSSAGAAAAAREPDGIAQDMVRDIEEGKMSMSVPEALCSGSFWSLWLLFFLNGLAICFTATFWRLLAVDRKTRMYILSETQLALVGAGASACNALGRLAWGHVADRKGFQTSLLCLSALWSGLLFFLPNAAPRGGLFYALAVCGSFFCLGGNFSVFPSAVASIFGRDAVGHLYGFVFASQLASSLGFAYLTQRVAQSLGTDGLCTLMGLFTALTSLSIFCLPAVSPSGERPGGSRRPFHSQQKTA; this is translated from the exons ATGGGCACTCCCCAGAGTCCCTCGTtcccgcgccagcagcggagcgccgccgcccgcggcagcgctcCGCCcctggcggcgtctgcgcggtcgGCTCCAGTCCTTCCGCTTTtcccctcctctgcggccgcgaagggGTCAGGCGCCGGGAAGCGAGATCTGCGTGGCTACTTCTCCGTCTTGGGCGGCGTTTTTGTGCACCTCTGCCTCGGCACTGTCTATACATGGGGCACGCTGGCTGTCTACGTCATCAGCTACATGCGCTTTCTGCAGATGCAGAGGGCCGGAGTGCTGCCGCCCACCAGCCTGCTGCACGACGgccaggcgggcgccgcccccgaggCCTCGGCAGCCACCCCCGACCCGTCGATCGTCGCCTCGGAGTCCCTAGTGCGCctcagcgacgccgcctggATCTTGGCGAGCCAATTCGCGGGCATGACCGTCGCCATGCCTCTGGGTGGAAAGTTGCAGCGGACGTTAGGTCCTTGCCG AACAGTTATTTTTGGAGGCGCTTTGAtgagcgccgccgtcggggTCGCGCCCTTCCTGCTCCATTCCTACTACTTGTTCGTCTCCGTTTTTGGCGTTGTTCAAGGCCTCGGGCTCGGCCTCGCGTACACGGCTCCGCTCATCTGCGGACTGACTTGGTTTCCCCATAAGAAAG GCATTGTGAGCGGCGTGATCAGCGCAGGCTTCGGGACTGGagcgcttctcttctctccgctgcaggcggcgttCCTGAACCCTCTGAATATCCctccctcgcaggcgccttaTCCCTCTCACCCCGCGGAGCTGTACTACGACGGGAAGGACCCCGAGCAGCTCGCGATTCTTCTGCGAGTCCCGCCCTTACTTAAGCGCCTTTCATTCTGTTACCTGCTACTGCTtgcggctggcgcggctctgctgcaccttcctgcgcgcgagctgcctgGAGGATTTCCatcttctgcaggcgcggccgcggccgcgagagagccggACGGGATCGCACAGGACATGGTGCGAGACATCGAGGAAGGGAAAATGAGCATGTCCGTTCCGGAGGCTTTGTGCTCGGGATCCTTCTGGAGTCTTTGGCTTTTGTTTTTCCTCAACGGGCTCGCCATCTGCTTCACCGCCACGTtctggcgcctcctcgctgtaGACCGGAAAACGCGCATGTATATTCTCTCTgagacgcagctggcgctcgtcggcgcgggcgccagcgcgtgTAACGCCCTGGGGCGCCTCGCTTGGGGCCACGTTGCAGACAGAAAGGGATTTCAGACTTCGCTG CTCTGCCTTAGCGCGTTGTGGAGTGGtctgctcttcttcttgcccAATGCGGCGCCACGGGGCGGACTGTTCTACGCCCTCGCGGTCTGCGGAAgtttcttctgcctcggcggcaaTTTTTCAGTCTTCCCCTCTGCGGTCGCTTCGATTTTCGGGAGGGACGCAGTAG GCCACTTGTAcggcttcgtcttcgcttcaCAGCTAGCGTCCTCCTTGGGCTTCGCCTACCTTACCCAGCGTGTGGCGCA GTCGCTTGGCACAGACGGCTTGTGCACTCTCATGGGCCTCTTTACGGCACTGACTTCTCTCTCCATTTTCTGTCTCCCCgctgtctcgccttctgGCGAGAGGCCCggaggctcgcgccgccccttTCACTCTCAGCAGAAGACTGCATGA
- a CDS encoding nuclear movement family protein (encoded by transcript BESB_008190), whose amino-acid sequence METHEAMGDPRFDGLFTAVAQQAGGIDGLFGYFFGFLQRKTDFYSVDKASCRAIMDKVFEEGWKRAEEKKELERKRQREAEEARRKKQEEEAKRIAAASAVPFSPTPSQAIGINKIEELTEEEERRFSPDYKPPQASQASTPAAATAASEQKTAEEMRTDGDDEEEEDNEPPPEGNGGKTDKYTWTQTLGVVDVYIPIPEGTKASQLTVQIGAGTLKVGLKGQAPIIDGKFHMKVKPDDCMWTLEDKKVIHLNLEKADNMRWWACVVQGDPEINTRKIVPENSKLSDLDAETRSTVEKMMYDQRQKAAGLPTSDQQKQAELLEKFKRAHPEMDFSKASINWGNSGWGSGIPM is encoded by the exons ATGGAAACGCATGAGGCGATGGGCGATCCTCGTTTCGACGGGCTGTTTACGGCTGTGGCTCAGCAAGCTGGCGGCATCGATGGTTTGTTTGGTTACTTCTTCGGCTTCCTCCAGCGGAAGACGGACTTCTACTCGGTTGACAAGGCCAGCTGTCGCGCCATCATGGACAAAGTGTTCGAGGAAGGCTggaagcgcgcggaggagaagaaggagttGGAGCGCAagcgccagcgcgaggcagaggaagccagacgaaagaagcaagaagaggaagccaaGCGGATCGCTGCCGCAAGCGCTGTTCCCTTCTCCCCCACTCCAAGCCAGGCCATCGGGATCAACAAAATCGAGGAGCtgacggaggaggaggaacgcCGTTTCAGCCCCGACTAcaagccgccgcaggcctctcaGGCCAgcacgcccgcggccgcgacagcAGCCTCTGAACAGAAGACTGCAGAGGAGATGCGTACTGACGgagacgatgaagaagaggaagataATGAACCACCTCCAGAGGGGAACGGGGGAAAGACAGACAA ATACACCTGGACGCAGACGCTGGGAGTCGTCGACGTGTACATCCCGATCCCGGAGGGCACGAAAGCCTCACAGCTGACTGTGCAAATCGGCGCGGGCACACTCAAGGTTGGTCTCAAAGGCCAGGCGCCGATCATCG acggaaAATTCCACATGAAAGTGAAACCCGACGACTGCATGTGGACGCTGGAGGACAAGAAAGTCATCCACCTCAACTTGGAGAAAGCCGACAACATGCGCTGGTGGGCCTGCGTCGTTCAAGGCGACCCTGAGATCAACACAAGAAAGATTGTCCCAGAG AACTCGAAGCTGAGTGACCTtgacgcggagacgcgctcCACTGTCGAGAAGATGATGTACGACCAGCGGCAGAAGGCCGCCGGGCTGCCGACCAGCGACCAACAGAAGCAGGCCGAGCTCCTAGAAAAGTTCAAACGCGCACACCCCGAAATGGACTTCTCCAAGGCCAGCATCAACTGGGGAAACTCGGGATGGGGCAGCGGCATCCCCATGTGA
- a CDS encoding hypothetical protein (encoded by transcript BESB_008200) produces MQGARAAFLILQVALASSQLHCRNADAAPDVATRSPALLVEPAGRETESIAAEKPTGPGAAAGTAQDLTQRRPDGEDLQLPPLDVDARSKKRHRFSAASTTFRAVRRVVLVSLVLYLAITWGFAKVRKCLSSRRGRSDGSAARRLMDDGNTPSSSSSGASGPTSPTCEAVLESLGAAAGALAPSGLSRSYSEGHRTSSSSSALPGPSTAPSTSLDPMEQLTSSMSSMTVEMDPLQRISRKWKTLRQERGNLQHKRKAIQRELARAKAEAAGTEDVQRLAALAADIEKEAKLVSSQLFHTRLTASLLRVQIERNRRTHRDEQLSRRRRLRPDSSPSRPVASTASPPPPSPSTSDDDMDETG; encoded by the coding sequence ATGCAGGGAGCCCGAGCCGCATTCTTAATCCTGCAGGTGGCGCTCGCATCTTCTCAGCTTCACTGCCGCAATGCAGATGCGGCGCCTGATGTCGCCACCAGATCGCCAGCGCTACTGGTGGAACCAGCAGGCCGGGAAACTGAATCCATTGCGGCAGAGAAGCCCACAGGAccaggcgcggctgcaggcacTGCGCAAGACTTGACACAGCGGAGACCCGATGGAGAGGACTTGCAGCTTCCCCCCCTCGACGTTGACGCCAGGAGCAAGAAGCGACACAGGTTTTCGGCGGCTTCCACTACTTTTCGTGCGGTAAGGCGCGTCGTCCTGGTGTCGCTGGTGCTCTACCTAGCGATTACGTGGGGCTTTGCGAAGGTGCGCAAGTGCCTGAGTAGTCGTCGTGGCCGTTCAGACGGctcagccgcgcggagactgaTGGACGACGGCAAcacgccctcctcctcttcaagTGGAGCGTCGGGTCCTACCTCCCCTACGTGCGAGGCCGTGCTGGAGAGTTTaggggcggccgcaggggctCTGGCGCCAtccggcctctcgcgctcgtaTTCTGAGGGACATCGCACGTCCTCGTCATCGTCGGCTTTGCCGGGGCCGTCAACTGCACCGTCGACGTCACTGGATCCTATGGAGCAGTTGACCTCATCAATGAGCTCGATGACCGTCGAGATGGACCCGCTACAAAGGATCAGCCGGAAATGGAAGACCCTGCGGCAGGAAAGAGGCAACCTACAACACAAAAGGAAAGCAATACAACGTGAGCTGGCGCGCGCAAAAGCAGAAGCCGCTGGTACGGAAGACGTGCAAAGGCttgctgcgctcgcggcggataTCGAAAAAGAGGCGAAACTCGTGTCCTCACAGCTTTTCCATACACGACTTACTGCGTCGCTACTGCGCGTGCAAATTGAGAGGAACCGACGGACGCATCGGGATGAGCAACTttcgcgcagaagacgcttGCGGCCGGATTCTTCACCGAGCAGGCCTGTGGCCTCGACGGCATCTCCACCGCCGCCAAGTCCGTCgaccagcgacgacgacatGGACGAGACCGGATAA
- a CDS encoding polyketide cyclase/dehydrase (encoded by transcript BESB_008230), giving the protein MLTTGASAGAACTRGRRGLPSCATAPFKGGRAQASARQRHFYSRRLSQSEAGAASDPGPQASSWFPHDATVHSSSEAESHRRLRYKRGAFKRMEKIAPGGLSEYASGLLRENGAFSSAWFPTRLPHAPTALSSVRDTPSRGTQEGRLGHFWSGLPSPSSLTALLPDVLSQHSPARPSPPHGASASARVPVGGQSHMALREDRGTKEPGQRLWGSQAATELIDADRDYRGSRVLWNSSPSCLRHSERRLVGVSAEEYFSVVQDVATYHEFVPWCKESRLLTPVRRHRDGQEKFEAELVVGFGIVSDRYTSSVSTLRPRGVNCWEFRPLPGTTRACSVDFTIEFEFNNVLHQHLAGVFLTDVAATMGRCFDARVTSLYGLSPLPASSNEAFAFRSAPSASLARLLESPSSSPNRHVRSARAAPSEPPPCETRERYVCNSRTPAPRSARGKAGGGFERQKTDSEAAREEGASCLSLADVEDGSRRLNSCTGGQDSVNPPDAERAEHMYVAEGCEARERRPLDRKLDDTPVVDDCLSSSPPPAILVQKEKCPATNADEILQRACDSTSVNDSQAAGVRETYSFCLSAQAANGFPSPADIAWLLRRLKHLREGPPFHVSCPRPAETSPPHPPSRPQDRASERRWLLAAPRGFLPRGLGQPRSQWLRACAARRRLSHAAWLAEATSPHPGLLSAGDARAVRQLLLGTSARAASAVIAVFLAFDRQTRARQAPVKDCGRSSEEGKDPVRGGGGRHAGRSDRLEEQEGQRQASCERRGAEPLHALRQSLGAEWELAAGGAAANDATDARDIRNDERELIEALRDVASQWREPSAGVAASFSRRSCRKPVEPA; this is encoded by the exons ATGCTAACTACCGGCGcttcggcgggcgccgcgtgcacAAGGGGTCGCCGCGGGCTACCCTCATGCGCTACCGCCCCTTTCaagggaggacgcgcgcaggcgtctgctcGACAGAGACATTTTTAttcccgtcgcctctcgcaaagcgaggcgggcgccgcttcTGATCCggggccgcaggcgagtAGCTGGTTTCCCCACGACGCGACAGTCCATTCATCTTCAGAGGCCGAGTCGCACAGACGCTTGCGTTACAAGCGTGGCGCATTTAAGCGGATGGAAAAAATTGCACCAGGCGGCCTTTCTGAGTACGCGTCTGGCCTGCTGAGGGAGAATGGAGCGTTTTCCTCAGCCTGGTTCCCCACGCGGCTGCCTCatgcgccgacggcgcttTCGTCTGTGCGCGACACGCCTTCCCGTGGCACGCAGGAGGGTCGGCTTGGGCAT TTTTGGAGTGGCCTGCCGTCCCCTTCGTCCCTCACGGCTCTTCTTCCCGACGTCTTATCTCAGCACTCCCCCGCTCGCCCTTCACCGCCGCACGGGgcttcggcctctgcgcgtgtcCCTGTCGGAGGACAGAGCCACATGGCGCTTCGAGAAGACAGAGGGACGAAGGAGCCAGGCCAACGACTGTGGGGGAGCCAGGCAGCAACTGAGCTGATCGACGCAGATAGGGACTACCGTGGCTCGCGCGTGCTGTGGAACTCGAGTCCCTCCTGTCTGCGACACTCTGAACGAAGGCTGGTCGGCGTCTCGGCGGAGGAGTACTTTTCTGTGGTTCAAGATGTGGCCACGTACCACGAATTCGTTCCATGGTGCaag GAGAGTCGCCTGCTGACGCCTGTCCGCCGGCACCGAGATGGCCAAGAGAAGTTCGAGGCCGAGCTCGTCGTGGGTTTCGGCATCGTCTCCGACAGATACACCTCGAGCGTTTCgactctgcgcccgcggggg gTGAACTGCTGGGAATTCCGCCCTCTTCCTGGGACGACTCGCGCCTGCTCAGTTGACTTCACCATCGAGTTCGAG TTCAACAACGTTCTCCATCAGCACCTAGCCGGTGTGTTCTTAACTGACGTCGCGGCAACCATGGGCCGCTGCTTCGACGCCCGCGTGACGTCTCTCTACGGCCTATCGCCTCTTCCCGCTTCTTCGAACGAGGCtttcgccttccgcagcgcgccgtcggcgtcgcttGCTCGTCTTCTCgagtctccctcttcttcgcccaACCGGCATGTGCGGTCGGCGCGGGCCGCGCCTTcggagccgccgccttgTGAGACTCGGGAGCGATATGTGTGTAACTCGCgaacgcccgcgccgcggtctGCCAGAGGCAAGGCAGGAGGAGGGTTTGAGCGCCAGAAGAccgacagcgaggcagccAGAGAAGAGGGGGCTAGTtgcctgtctctcgctgATGTTGAAGATGGCAGCCGCCGACTGAATTCCTGCACAGGAGGCCAGGACTCAGTGAATCCTCCGGACGCGGAAAGGGCGGAACATATGTACGTAGCGGAGGGTTGTGAGGCTCGTGAACGGCGGCCGCTCGACAGAAAACTGGACGATACCCCTGTCGTAGACGACTGTctcagcagctcgccgccaCCAGCGATCTTAGTCCAGAAGGAAAAATGCCCTGCTACCAACGCTGATGAGATTCTTCAGCGGGCTTGCGATTCGACTTCGGTGAATGACTCACAAGCggcaggcgtccgcgagaCATATTCATTTTGCCTTTCTGCACAAGCCGCCAACG GTTTtccgtcgccggcggacatcgcgtggctgcttcgccgtctgAAGCATCTCCGAGAGGGTCCTCCTTTCCATGTGTCTTGCCCTCGTCCTGCCGAGACTTCACCTCCTCACCCTCCAAGCCGGCCGCAGGACCGCGCTTCAGAGCGTCGGTGGCTGCTCGCCGCACCCCGGGGGTTTCTGCCCCGTGGGCTGGGTCAGCCCCGTTCGCAGTGGCTGAGggcgtgcgcagcgcggcggcgactcagCCACGCCGCTTGgctcgcagaggcgacaTCGCCTCACCCAGGTCTCCTTtcggccggcgacgcgcgcgcagtgAGGCAACTGCTCCTGGGGACgagtgcgcgcgcggcgtctgcagtcATCGCTGTCTTTCTTGCCTTCGaccggcagacgcgcgcgaggcaggcccCTGTAAAGGACTGTGGGCGTTCGTccgaagaaggaaaagacCCTgtgagaggcggaggagggcgacacgCAGGACGAAGCGACAGACTAGAAGAGCAAGAGGGACAGAGACAAGCCTCATGCGAAAGGAggggcgcggagccgctgcatgcgttaCGACAGTCTCTGGGCGCAGAGTGGGAACTCGcagcgggcggggcggcagcAAATGACGCCACCGATGCTCGCGACATTCGAAATGATGAGCGCGAGTTAATCGAGGCTCTGCGTGATGTGGCGAGCCAGTGGAGAGAACCGAGTGCGGGGGTCGCGGCCTCATTCTCgaggcgaagctgcagaaAACCTGTCGAGCCAGCATGA